In one Kitasatospora cineracea genomic region, the following are encoded:
- the ctaD gene encoding cytochrome c oxidase subunit I, whose amino-acid sequence MLPSDAELGGPTGPPAPPPPPRRRFGRASRPRRGRALVTWLTTTDHKQIGTLYLVTSFAFFLFGGVLALVMRAELARPGTQILSNEQFNQAFTMHGTIMLLMFATPLFAGFTNWFMPLQIGAPDVAFPRLNAFAYWMYLFGSLIAVGGFLTPNGAADFGWFAYAPLNSAVHSPGVGADMWIMGLAFSGFGTILGSVNFITTVVCLRAPGMTLFRMPIFVWNVVLTSILVLMAFPVLAGALLCLEADRKFGAHVFDPANGGPILWQHLFWFFGHPEVYIIALPFFGIVTEIFPVFSRKPVFGYTGLIGATIAIAGLSVTVWAHHMFVTGQVLLPFFSFMTFLIAVPTGVKFFNWVGTMWRGSLSFETPMLWSVGFLVTFLFGGLTGVLLASPPIDFHVSDSYFVVAHFHYVVFGTVVFAMFAGFYFWWPKMTGRMLDERLGKIHFWTLFVGFHTTFLVQHWLGAEGMPRRYADYLASDGFTTLNTVSSIGSFLLGLSTLPFLYNVWRTAKYAPRVAEDDPWGYGRSLEWATSCPPPRHNFTTLPRIRSESPAFDLHHPDIAEFDQLQNDPR is encoded by the coding sequence GCCGCCGCTTCGGCCGGGCCTCCCGCCCACGCCGCGGCCGGGCGCTGGTGACGTGGCTGACCACCACCGACCACAAGCAGATCGGCACCCTCTACCTGGTCACCTCGTTCGCCTTCTTCCTGTTCGGCGGGGTGCTGGCGCTGGTGATGCGGGCCGAGCTGGCCCGGCCGGGGACGCAGATCCTGTCGAACGAGCAGTTCAACCAGGCGTTCACCATGCACGGCACGATCATGCTGCTGATGTTCGCCACCCCGCTGTTCGCGGGCTTCACCAACTGGTTCATGCCGCTCCAGATCGGCGCCCCGGACGTGGCCTTCCCCCGGCTGAACGCCTTCGCGTACTGGATGTACCTGTTCGGCTCGCTGATCGCGGTCGGCGGCTTCCTGACCCCGAACGGCGCGGCCGACTTCGGCTGGTTCGCCTACGCGCCGCTGAACAGCGCGGTGCACTCGCCGGGCGTCGGCGCCGACATGTGGATCATGGGGCTGGCCTTCTCCGGCTTCGGGACGATCCTCGGCTCGGTCAACTTCATCACCACCGTGGTCTGCCTGCGGGCGCCCGGCATGACGCTGTTCCGGATGCCGATCTTCGTCTGGAACGTGGTGCTGACCTCGATCCTGGTGCTGATGGCCTTCCCGGTGCTGGCCGGGGCACTGCTCTGCCTGGAGGCGGACCGCAAGTTCGGCGCGCACGTCTTCGACCCGGCCAACGGGGGCCCGATCCTGTGGCAGCACCTGTTCTGGTTCTTCGGCCACCCCGAGGTGTACATCATCGCGCTGCCGTTCTTCGGCATCGTGACCGAGATCTTCCCGGTCTTCTCCCGCAAGCCGGTGTTCGGCTACACCGGCCTGATCGGCGCCACCATCGCCATCGCGGGCCTGTCGGTCACCGTCTGGGCGCACCACATGTTCGTCACGGGGCAGGTCCTACTGCCCTTCTTCTCGTTCATGACCTTCCTGATCGCGGTGCCGACGGGCGTGAAGTTCTTCAACTGGGTCGGCACCATGTGGCGCGGCTCGCTCTCCTTCGAGACCCCGATGCTCTGGTCGGTCGGCTTCCTGGTGACCTTCCTGTTCGGCGGCCTGACCGGCGTCCTGCTCGCCTCGCCGCCAATCGACTTCCACGTCTCCGACTCGTACTTCGTCGTCGCGCACTTCCACTACGTGGTGTTCGGGACGGTGGTCTTCGCCATGTTCGCCGGCTTCTACTTCTGGTGGCCGAAGATGACCGGGCGGATGCTGGACGAGCGGCTCGGGAAGATCCACTTCTGGACGCTGTTCGTCGGCTTCCACACCACCTTCCTGGTGCAGCACTGGCTGGGCGCCGAGGGCATGCCGCGCCGGTACGCCGACTACCTGGCGAGCGACGGCTTCACCACGCTGAACACCGTCTCCAGCATCGGGTCCTTCCTGCTCGGCCTGTCCACCCTGCCGTTCCTCTACAACGTCTGGCGGACCGCCAAGTACGCGCCCAGGGTGGCCGAGGACGACCCGTGGGGCTACGGCCGCTCGCTGGAGTGGGCGACCTCCTGCCCGCCGCCGCGGCACAACTTCACCACCCTGCCGCGGATCCGCTCCGAGTCCCCGGCCTTCGACCTGCACCACCCGGACATCGCCGAGTTCGACCAGCTGCAGAACGACCCGCGCTGA
- a CDS encoding SHOCT domain-containing protein, whose protein sequence is MDNYPLLDIFWTMLELFLWILWFFLLFKIITDIFRSHDMGGGAKAGWTILVILLPFLGVLVYLIVRGGSMHERDVAQAQQADAAFQEYVRKAAGTGGGPAPAGGGHVEDLAKLSELRNSGALSEEEYQRAKDKLLA, encoded by the coding sequence ATGGACAACTATCCGCTGCTCGACATCTTCTGGACGATGCTGGAGCTGTTCCTCTGGATCCTCTGGTTCTTCCTGCTCTTCAAGATCATCACCGACATCTTCCGCAGCCACGACATGGGCGGCGGCGCCAAGGCAGGCTGGACGATCCTGGTGATCCTGCTGCCCTTCCTGGGCGTGCTGGTCTACCTGATCGTCCGCGGCGGGTCCATGCACGAACGGGACGTCGCCCAGGCCCAGCAGGCCGACGCCGCCTTCCAGGAGTACGTCCGCAAGGCGGCCGGCACGGGGGGCGGCCCGGCCCCCGCGGGCGGCGGCCACGTGGAGGACCTGGCGAAGCTGTCCGAACTCAGGAACAGTGGCGCGCTGAGCGAGGAGGAGTACCAGCGGGCCAAGGACAAGCTGCTCGCCTGA
- a CDS encoding purple acid phosphatase family protein, with protein sequence MAHPPAHPSRRTVLRTTTTAGLLAAVPGSAVLWSQPAVAGVPGPEQVHLQWGEEPSTRMTVSWATAGSVRRPRLRLGTADGGFGRTEQARSRSYVDGLNKVETYTHHVRLDGLRPDTVYVYEVSHDGAAPVRGTFRTAPRPGRAKFRFTSFGDLGAGDPKWSKSSVHAAAAVRQVERFDPLFHLLNGDLAYANNNPQLQPQCWDAFMNNLQQSAANRPWMPAPGNHEVEAGGGELGYASYHARFDLPDNRTRDYCGNWYSFQVGSVLFLSLDGNDLAVEDDASIDPATGQSVYVHGYSQGAQLRWLERTLAKARGGSEVDWVVVSMHQFAMSSSAGSHGGDMGLREDLLPLLDRYSVDLVLAGHDHDYERTHPVRGTDPGTLLRPAVVDDELRQIDSSRGTVHLILGGGGTASHDDVFLTDPAGGVPDAYVRTQRLTFKADPDAREKATWSAVRDPDTAYPYGMAVFDVDPGLAPGGRTSITVGYYHSVPATAANPDPVPVLFDRFTLVRDRSDGRPHRGGRDARGDRP encoded by the coding sequence GTGGCTCACCCCCCGGCCCACCCCTCGCGCAGAACGGTGCTCCGCACCACCACCACGGCGGGCCTGCTGGCCGCCGTCCCCGGCTCGGCGGTGCTCTGGTCGCAGCCGGCCGTGGCCGGGGTGCCCGGCCCGGAGCAGGTGCACCTGCAGTGGGGCGAGGAGCCGTCCACCCGGATGACCGTCTCCTGGGCGACGGCCGGCTCGGTGCGCCGGCCCAGGCTGCGCCTGGGCACGGCCGACGGCGGCTTCGGCCGCACCGAGCAGGCCCGCAGCCGCTCGTACGTGGACGGGCTGAACAAGGTGGAGACGTACACCCACCACGTCCGGCTGGACGGGCTGCGCCCGGACACCGTGTACGTCTACGAGGTGTCGCACGACGGCGCCGCCCCGGTCCGCGGCACCTTCCGGACCGCGCCGCGGCCCGGGCGGGCGAAGTTCCGGTTCACCAGCTTCGGCGACCTGGGCGCGGGCGACCCGAAGTGGTCGAAGTCCTCGGTGCACGCGGCGGCGGCGGTCCGCCAGGTCGAGCGCTTCGACCCGCTGTTCCACCTGCTCAACGGGGACCTCGCGTACGCCAACAACAACCCGCAGCTCCAGCCGCAGTGCTGGGACGCGTTCATGAACAACCTCCAGCAGTCTGCGGCCAACCGCCCGTGGATGCCCGCGCCCGGCAACCACGAGGTGGAGGCGGGCGGCGGCGAGCTCGGCTACGCCTCGTACCACGCCCGGTTCGACCTGCCGGACAACCGGACCCGCGACTACTGCGGCAACTGGTACTCCTTCCAGGTCGGTTCGGTGCTGTTCCTGAGCCTGGACGGCAACGACCTCGCGGTCGAGGACGACGCCTCGATCGACCCGGCCACCGGGCAGTCGGTGTACGTGCACGGCTACAGCCAGGGCGCCCAGCTGCGCTGGCTGGAGCGCACCCTGGCGAAGGCCCGCGGCGGCAGCGAGGTGGACTGGGTGGTGGTCTCGATGCACCAGTTCGCCATGTCCTCCTCGGCGGGCAGCCACGGCGGCGACATGGGCCTGCGCGAGGACCTGCTGCCGCTCCTGGACCGCTACTCGGTGGACCTGGTGCTGGCCGGCCACGACCACGACTACGAGCGCACCCACCCGGTCCGCGGCACCGACCCGGGCACCCTGCTGCGCCCGGCCGTGGTGGACGACGAGCTGCGGCAGATCGACAGCTCCAGGGGTACCGTGCACCTGATCCTGGGCGGCGGCGGCACCGCCTCGCACGACGACGTCTTCCTGACCGACCCGGCCGGCGGCGTCCCCGACGCGTACGTCCGCACCCAGCGGCTGACCTTCAAGGCCGACCCGGACGCCAGGGAGAAGGCCACCTGGTCGGCGGTGCGCGACCCCGACACCGCGTACCCGTACGGCATGGCGGTGTTCGACGTGGACCCGGGCCTGGCGCCGGGCGGGCGGACCAGCATCACCGTCGGCTACTACCACTCGGTGCCGGCCACCGCCGCGAACCCCGACCCGGTGCCGGTGCTGTTCGACCGGTTCACCCTGGTCCGCGACCGCAGCGACGGCCGCCCGCACCGCGGCGGCCGGGACGCGCGGGGCGACCGGCCGTAG
- a CDS encoding YccF domain-containing protein, giving the protein MKLVNFLLNVIWLLFCGLWMAIGYAVAGIVCFLLIVTIPFGVAAFRLAGFMLWPFGRTTVVRDDAGAPSCVGNVIWLVLAGWWLALGHIVTSIPLFLSIIGIPFGWANLKMVPISLTPLGRDVVSTDRGFGTR; this is encoded by the coding sequence ATGAAGCTGGTCAACTTCCTGCTCAACGTGATCTGGCTGCTGTTCTGCGGCCTGTGGATGGCGATCGGCTACGCGGTCGCCGGGATCGTCTGCTTCCTGCTGATCGTCACGATCCCGTTCGGCGTCGCGGCCTTCCGCCTGGCGGGTTTCATGCTCTGGCCGTTCGGGCGCACCACCGTGGTCCGGGACGACGCGGGCGCGCCCTCCTGCGTGGGCAACGTGATCTGGCTGGTGCTGGCCGGCTGGTGGCTGGCCCTCGGGCACATCGTCACCAGCATCCCGCTGTTCCTGTCGATCATCGGGATCCCGTTCGGCTGGGCCAACCTCAAGATGGTCCCGATCTCGCTCACCCCGCTCGGCCGCGACGTGGTCTCCACCGACCGGGGCTTCGGCACCCGCTGA
- a CDS encoding phosphotransferase, giving the protein MADGELMAGGVNQVERRGDRVLRPTGPWSPAVHRLLAHLRAAGFTAAPRFHGLAEDGREVLDFLPGDVPNYPATPASASRTALLDAARLLRRYHDATAGCTAEGWMLPALEPVEVICHGDYAPHNCVLDGERVVGVIDFDTAHPGPRIWDVAHAVYRWAPTTAPDNADGFGTPDEQAGRVREFCDAYGLGRADRAGLVDAIEARLHALVAHMRAEAAAGSAAFASHLADGHHLQYLADAAYVVRERARFEARLLAE; this is encoded by the coding sequence GTGGCGGACGGCGAGCTCATGGCCGGCGGGGTCAACCAGGTGGAGCGGCGCGGCGACCGGGTGCTGCGGCCGACCGGGCCGTGGTCGCCGGCCGTGCACCGGCTGCTGGCGCACCTGCGGGCGGCCGGGTTCACGGCCGCCCCGCGGTTCCACGGCCTGGCCGAGGACGGGCGGGAGGTCCTGGACTTCCTGCCCGGCGACGTCCCGAACTACCCGGCCACCCCGGCCTCCGCCTCCCGCACCGCGCTGCTCGACGCCGCCCGACTGCTGCGCCGGTACCACGACGCCACGGCCGGCTGCACGGCCGAGGGCTGGATGCTGCCCGCCTTGGAGCCCGTCGAGGTGATCTGCCACGGCGACTACGCCCCGCACAACTGCGTGCTGGACGGCGAACGGGTGGTCGGCGTCATCGACTTCGACACCGCCCACCCCGGCCCCCGGATCTGGGACGTCGCCCACGCCGTCTACCGCTGGGCGCCCACCACTGCGCCCGACAACGCCGACGGCTTCGGCACCCCCGACGAACAGGCCGGCCGGGTGCGGGAGTTCTGCGACGCGTACGGGCTCGGCCGGGCCGACCGGGCGGGCCTGGTGGACGCGATCGAGGCCCGACTGCACGCCCTGGTCGCCCACATGCGGGCCGAAGCCGCCGCCGGCAGCGCCGCGTTCGCCTCGCACCTGGCCGACGGGCACCACCTGCAGTACCTCGCCGACGCCGCGTACGTGGTGCGCGAGCGGGCCCGGTTCGAGGCCCGGCTGCTGGCGGAGTGA
- the mug gene encoding G/U mismatch-specific DNA glycosylase, with protein sequence MTRTPPQQRPAAGARPTPEQLAAAQDSTIEDVAAPGLRVLFCGINPGLWSGATGQHFARPGNRFWPALHRSGFTPRQLRPDEQRELLGFGLGITNVVARTTAKASELTAEEYREGGLALEARVRRLRPRALAVLGIGAYRAAFGRPRAAVGPQPEPIGGTEVWLLPNPSGLNAHYTPDALAAEFRTLREHLERLER encoded by the coding sequence GTGACCCGTACTCCGCCGCAACAGCGCCCGGCCGCCGGTGCCAGGCCCACGCCCGAACAGCTCGCCGCCGCCCAGGACAGCACCATCGAGGACGTGGCCGCGCCCGGCCTGCGGGTGCTGTTCTGCGGGATCAACCCGGGCCTGTGGTCGGGCGCCACCGGGCAGCACTTCGCCCGGCCGGGCAACCGGTTCTGGCCCGCCCTGCACCGCTCCGGCTTCACGCCCCGGCAGCTGCGGCCGGACGAGCAGCGGGAACTGCTCGGGTTCGGGCTCGGGATCACCAACGTGGTGGCCCGGACCACCGCGAAGGCGTCCGAGCTGACCGCCGAGGAGTACCGGGAGGGCGGCCTGGCGCTGGAGGCCCGGGTGCGGCGGCTGCGGCCGCGCGCGCTGGCGGTGCTCGGGATCGGGGCGTACCGGGCGGCGTTCGGCCGGCCGCGGGCGGCGGTCGGGCCGCAGCCGGAGCCGATCGGCGGCACCGAGGTCTGGCTGCTGCCGAACCCGAGCGGCCTGAACGCGCACTACACGCCGGACGCGCTCGCGGCCGAGTTCCGGACCCTGCGCGAGCACCTGGAGCGGTTGGAGCGGTAG
- a CDS encoding YajQ family cyclic di-GMP-binding protein: protein MADSSFDIVSKVEWQEVDNAINQTSREIATRFDFKNVGAEIKRSGEKIEMKANGEERVRAILDVLQTKFVKRGLSLKALDAAEPQLSGKEYKIFADIKEGITTEDAKKVAKIIRDEGPKGVKAQVQGDELRVSSKSRDDLQTVQTLLKGKDLDFAVQFVNYR, encoded by the coding sequence ATGGCCGACTCCAGTTTCGACATCGTCTCGAAGGTCGAGTGGCAGGAGGTCGACAACGCGATCAACCAGACCTCCCGCGAGATCGCCACCCGCTTCGACTTCAAGAACGTGGGCGCCGAGATCAAGCGGTCCGGCGAGAAGATCGAGATGAAGGCCAACGGCGAGGAGCGGGTCCGGGCGATCCTGGACGTGCTGCAGACCAAGTTCGTGAAGCGCGGGCTGTCGCTGAAGGCGCTGGACGCGGCGGAGCCGCAGCTGTCCGGCAAGGAGTACAAGATCTTCGCCGACATCAAGGAAGGCATCACCACCGAGGATGCCAAGAAGGTCGCGAAGATCATCCGCGACGAGGGCCCGAAGGGCGTCAAGGCGCAGGTCCAGGGCGACGAGCTGCGGGTCAGCTCGAAGTCGCGCGACGACCTGCAGACCGTACAGACGCTGCTCAAGGGCAAGGACCTGGACTTCGCCGTCCAGTTCGTCAACTACCGCTGA
- a CDS encoding hydrolase, with the protein MSEPTEGAQPPPANPLGHGPVLLLTGARLLDGRVVDVRISGDRIQAVGTVGSLGPLPALPGQPTVTTGARIDLSGYLLLPAPAEPHGHHDSAFAAALPEPAPDGPAELVRRATESALTSLGYGATAQRTHVRIGDAHGLRRLEAVLTARQALRGLAELQAVAMPRLLTGRAGADGRALLRDALKLGADAAGGCPDLDPDPVGYVQAVLDAAAEADCPVDLHTNAADQAQLARLVAALAPHRPRVTLGPCSALPPGGAGVLAGAGIRVACLPQNGGCTGLEGPPIGLRPSLVREFAHARVALTAGAGALRDPSNPVGRADPLDAARLLAASGALSPEAAYDAVSAQARTTLGLPPVRVDAGFPAELLAVRGDTLDGALSGGHSRLVVHCGRIVSRTSAVREFADTVTLALPRQNHPG; encoded by the coding sequence ATGAGCGAACCCACCGAGGGCGCCCAGCCACCGCCCGCCAACCCGCTCGGGCACGGGCCGGTGCTGCTGCTCACCGGCGCCCGCCTGCTGGACGGCCGGGTGGTGGACGTCCGGATCAGCGGGGACCGGATCCAGGCCGTCGGCACCGTCGGCAGCCTCGGGCCGCTGCCCGCCCTGCCCGGGCAGCCCACCGTCACCACCGGCGCCCGGATCGACCTCTCCGGCTACCTGCTGCTGCCCGCCCCCGCCGAACCGCACGGGCACCACGACAGCGCGTTCGCCGCCGCCCTGCCCGAACCCGCCCCGGACGGCCCGGCCGAACTGGTCCGCCGGGCCACCGAGTCCGCGCTCACCTCGCTCGGCTACGGCGCCACCGCCCAGCGCACCCATGTCCGGATCGGCGACGCGCACGGGCTGCGCCGGCTGGAGGCCGTCCTCACCGCCCGCCAGGCGCTGCGCGGGCTGGCCGAACTGCAGGCGGTGGCGATGCCCCGGCTGCTCACTGGCCGCGCCGGGGCCGACGGCCGGGCCCTGCTGCGGGACGCCCTCAAACTCGGCGCGGACGCGGCGGGCGGCTGCCCCGACCTCGACCCGGACCCGGTCGGCTACGTGCAGGCCGTCCTGGACGCCGCGGCCGAGGCGGACTGCCCGGTCGACCTGCACACCAACGCCGCCGACCAGGCCCAACTCGCCCGGCTGGTCGCCGCGCTGGCCCCGCACCGGCCCCGGGTCACGCTCGGCCCGTGCAGCGCGCTGCCGCCCGGCGGCGCGGGCGTGCTGGCCGGCGCCGGCATCCGGGTCGCCTGCCTGCCGCAGAACGGCGGCTGCACCGGCCTCGAAGGCCCTCCGATCGGCCTGCGCCCGTCCCTGGTACGGGAGTTCGCCCACGCCCGGGTCGCCCTCACGGCCGGCGCCGGAGCCCTCCGCGACCCCTCCAACCCGGTCGGCCGGGCCGACCCGCTGGACGCCGCCCGCCTGCTCGCCGCGAGCGGCGCCCTCTCCCCCGAAGCCGCCTACGACGCCGTCTCCGCCCAGGCCCGCACCACCCTCGGCCTGCCCCCCGTCCGGGTCGACGCCGGCTTCCCCGCCGAACTCCTCGCCGTCCGTGGCGACACCCTGGACGGCGCCCTCTCCGGCGGCCACTCCCGCCTGGTCGTCCACTGCGGCCGCATCGTCTCCCGCACCAGCGCCGTCCGCGAATTCGCCGACACCGTCACCCTGGCCCTCCCCCGCCAGAACCACCCGGGCTGA
- the rpmG gene encoding 50S ribosomal protein L33: MAATDVRPKITLACVECKERNYITKKNRRNDPDRLEMKKHCPRCNSHTAHRETR, translated from the coding sequence GTGGCTGCCACCGATGTCCGCCCGAAGATCACGCTGGCCTGCGTGGAGTGCAAGGAGCGGAACTACATCACCAAGAAGAACCGGCGTAACGACCCGGACCGTCTTGAGATGAAGAAGCACTGCCCGCGTTGCAACTCTCACACGGCGCACCGCGAAACCCGCTGA
- a CDS encoding MaoC family dehydratase N-terminal domain-containing protein yields the protein MPLDPSFIGRTYPPTEPYEVGREKIREFAAAIGDANPAYTDTEAAKAFGHPDVIAPPTFPFMLSFRAAAQVVNDPELGLDYSRVVHGDQKFVYARPVRAGDRLSVTISIDAIKSLAGNDVLTVRGEVDDAGGEHVVTSIMTLVARAAEAGEE from the coding sequence ATGCCGCTCGACCCCTCGTTCATCGGGCGGACCTACCCGCCCACCGAACCGTACGAGGTGGGCCGGGAGAAGATCCGCGAGTTCGCCGCGGCGATCGGTGACGCGAACCCGGCGTACACCGACACCGAGGCGGCCAAGGCGTTCGGGCACCCGGACGTCATCGCTCCGCCGACCTTCCCCTTCATGCTGAGCTTCCGGGCCGCGGCGCAGGTCGTGAACGACCCCGAACTCGGGCTGGACTACAGCCGGGTGGTGCACGGCGACCAGAAGTTCGTCTACGCCCGCCCGGTGCGGGCCGGCGACCGGCTCTCGGTCACCATCAGCATCGACGCGATCAAGTCGCTGGCGGGCAACGACGTGCTGACCGTCCGCGGCGAGGTCGACGACGCCGGCGGCGAGCACGTGGTGACGTCGATCATGACGCTGGTGGCGCGCGCCGCCGAAGCCGGGGAGGAGTGA
- a CDS encoding MaoC family dehydratase translates to MTVTVRFDEVQVGTELPAQSFPVTRATLVQYAGASGDFNPIHWNEKFALEVGLPDVIAHGMFTMAEAARVVTDWVGDPGAVVEYGVRFTKPVVVPNDGVGATVEVTGKVAALLEDNRVRVDLVATSAGQKVLGMARAVVRLG, encoded by the coding sequence GTGACCGTGACGGTCCGCTTTGACGAGGTCCAGGTCGGCACCGAGCTGCCGGCGCAGTCGTTCCCGGTCACCCGGGCGACGCTGGTGCAGTACGCCGGTGCCTCCGGGGACTTCAACCCGATCCACTGGAACGAGAAGTTCGCCCTGGAGGTCGGCCTCCCGGACGTGATCGCGCACGGCATGTTCACCATGGCCGAGGCCGCCCGGGTGGTCACCGACTGGGTCGGCGACCCGGGTGCGGTGGTCGAGTACGGCGTCCGTTTCACCAAGCCGGTGGTCGTCCCCAACGACGGCGTCGGTGCCACCGTCGAGGTGACCGGGAAGGTCGCCGCGCTGCTGGAGGACAACCGGGTCCGGGTCGACCTGGTGGCGACCAGCGCCGGGCAGAAGGTGCTCGGGATGGCCCGGGCGGTCGTCCGGCTGGGCTGA
- a CDS encoding TetR/AcrR family transcriptional regulator gives MARNSMRMSAEERRESVVRAAMVEFARGGYRGTSTEAIARRVGVSQPYLFRLFPNKQAIFEAAAEHCIEETWRVFDRASEGLTGEAACAAMGAAYLDLIADREQVMMQMQIYVSVFAAESAGEHGIGEAAREGWLRLFERVRERIGGDQEAATGFMAHGMLINTLVALGYPAGHRIWSGLEAPRAQEAGEG, from the coding sequence ATGGCCAGGAACAGCATGCGGATGTCCGCCGAGGAGCGGCGCGAGAGCGTCGTCCGGGCGGCCATGGTGGAGTTCGCCCGGGGCGGGTACCGGGGGACGTCCACCGAGGCGATCGCCCGCCGGGTGGGCGTCTCGCAGCCGTACCTGTTCCGGCTCTTCCCCAACAAGCAGGCGATCTTCGAGGCGGCCGCCGAGCACTGCATCGAGGAGACCTGGCGGGTCTTCGACCGGGCGTCGGAGGGCCTGACCGGGGAGGCGGCGTGCGCGGCGATGGGTGCCGCGTACCTGGACCTGATCGCGGACCGCGAGCAGGTCATGATGCAGATGCAGATCTACGTCTCGGTGTTCGCGGCGGAGTCGGCCGGCGAGCACGGCATCGGGGAGGCGGCCCGGGAGGGCTGGCTGCGGCTGTTCGAGCGGGTCCGGGAGCGGATCGGCGGCGACCAGGAAGCGGCGACCGGGTTCATGGCGCACGGCATGCTGATCAACACCCTGGTGGCGCTCGGGTACCCGGCGGGCCACCGGATCTGGTCCGGGCTCGAAGCGCCCCGCGCGCAGGAGGCCGGGGAAGGCTGA
- a CDS encoding DHA2 family efflux MFS transporter permease subunit encodes MNRQAVWTLVVVSVASFMAGLDNLVVTTALPAIRTDLGGALADLEWTVSAYTLTFAVLLMFGAALGDRFGRRRMFVAGLAVFTLGSASAALAPDMGTLIAARAVQGAGAAVMVPLTLTLLTVAVPAARRGMAFGIWSGVAGLAVATGPLIGGSLTEHFSWQWIFWVNVPVGLVLLPLSRAVLGESRSEHPRLDLPGTALVSAGLFGLVLGLVRGNPDGWTDPLVLGSLTGGALLLAAFVGYEIRGAQRPMLPMRLFRSRAFSAVNAASLLMYLGMFGSIFLISQYFQGVNGYSSEQAGVRMLPWTAMPLLVAPVAGLLTDRIGGRPIVVTGLVLQALGLLGIALLAQHSAGYGQQVPVLMVCGIGMSLYFAPTANLVMASVRPAEQGIASGANNAMREVGGALGVAVLSAVFSARGGYGSTAAFTDGLTAALLVGAAAIGAGAVAAALVPRRHGMRTAAGARPEPVLAGRS; translated from the coding sequence ATGAACAGGCAAGCCGTCTGGACCCTGGTGGTCGTCAGCGTCGCCAGCTTCATGGCCGGACTCGACAACCTGGTGGTCACCACCGCGCTCCCCGCGATCCGCACCGACCTCGGCGGCGCGCTCGCCGACCTGGAGTGGACGGTCAGCGCGTACACCCTGACCTTCGCCGTCCTGCTGATGTTCGGCGCGGCCCTCGGCGACCGCTTCGGCCGCCGCCGGATGTTCGTCGCCGGACTCGCCGTCTTCACCCTCGGCTCGGCCTCCGCCGCGCTCGCCCCCGACATGGGGACGCTGATCGCCGCCCGCGCCGTCCAGGGCGCCGGCGCGGCGGTGATGGTGCCGCTCACCCTGACCCTGCTCACCGTCGCGGTCCCCGCCGCCCGGCGCGGCATGGCCTTCGGCATCTGGTCCGGCGTCGCCGGGCTGGCCGTCGCCACCGGCCCGCTGATCGGCGGCAGCCTCACCGAGCACTTCTCCTGGCAGTGGATCTTCTGGGTGAACGTCCCGGTCGGCCTGGTGCTGCTGCCGCTGTCCCGCGCCGTGCTCGGCGAGAGCCGCAGCGAGCACCCCCGCCTCGACCTCCCCGGCACCGCACTGGTCAGCGCCGGACTGTTCGGCCTCGTCCTCGGCCTGGTCCGCGGCAACCCCGACGGCTGGACCGACCCGCTGGTGCTCGGCTCGCTGACCGGCGGCGCCCTGCTGCTGGCCGCCTTCGTCGGGTACGAGATCCGCGGGGCGCAGCGGCCGATGCTCCCGATGCGGCTGTTCCGCAGCCGGGCGTTCAGCGCCGTCAACGCCGCCAGCCTGCTGATGTACCTGGGCATGTTCGGCTCGATCTTCCTGATCAGCCAGTACTTCCAGGGCGTCAACGGCTACAGCTCCGAGCAGGCCGGCGTCCGGATGCTCCCCTGGACGGCCATGCCGCTGCTGGTCGCCCCGGTCGCCGGACTGCTCACCGACCGGATCGGCGGCCGCCCCATCGTGGTCACCGGACTGGTCCTGCAGGCCCTCGGCCTGCTCGGGATCGCCCTGCTCGCCCAGCACTCCGCCGGGTACGGGCAGCAGGTCCCGGTCCTGATGGTCTGCGGCATCGGCATGTCCCTGTACTTCGCGCCCACCGCCAACCTGGTGATGGCCAGCGTCCGCCCCGCCGAACAGGGCATCGCCTCCGGCGCGAACAACGCGATGCGCGAGGTCGGCGGCGCGCTCGGAGTGGCCGTGCTCTCCGCCGTGTTCTCCGCCCGCGGCGGCTACGGCAGCACCGCGGCCTTCACCGACGGGCTCACCGCCGCGCTGCTGGTCGGCGCCGCCGCGATCGGGGCCGGCGCGGTCGCCGCCGCGCTCGTCCCCCGGCGGCACGGCATGCGGACCGCCGCCGGAGCCCGCCCCGAACCCGTCCTGGCCGGCCGGTCCTGA